In Balneola sp., a single genomic region encodes these proteins:
- a CDS encoding ferrochelatase codes for MAQSNTGILLVNLGSPDSYEPADLKVYLREFLSDKRVIDFPTPIRKAVVEGIILPIRPKESAEAYELIWWDEGSPLIVITQRVVDKLQKRLGDDVPIAMGMRYGNPSIEAGFDELMEKNPNLEKVFMVPLYPQYAMATTETVIEDAKEVWQKKYPHLEMITKDAFYDDPLYVKALGESIRPYIEEHDIDHLMFSYHGVPERHIKKRDITGDHCLKCEDCCNVNSPAHTFCYRHQDVKTTQNVAKYLDLDSKDFNYSFAFQSKLGIDPWLTPATDNELERLAEEGVKKIAVCCPAFISDCIETLEEIGIRGKEDFIEAGGEDLILIPCVNDDDLWIDALESWCSEQIKAKVEAA; via the coding sequence ATGGCACAATCTAATACAGGAATATTATTGGTGAACCTTGGATCTCCGGATAGCTATGAACCGGCTGATCTTAAAGTTTATCTTAGGGAATTTTTAAGTGATAAACGAGTGATTGACTTCCCAACTCCGATTCGCAAAGCTGTGGTTGAGGGAATCATTTTACCGATCAGGCCTAAAGAATCGGCGGAAGCTTATGAACTAATTTGGTGGGATGAAGGCTCACCGCTTATCGTAATCACACAGCGCGTGGTTGATAAGCTCCAAAAGCGTTTAGGTGATGATGTACCTATTGCGATGGGGATGAGGTATGGAAACCCATCTATTGAAGCGGGTTTTGATGAGCTGATGGAGAAAAATCCAAACCTCGAAAAAGTGTTCATGGTGCCTCTATATCCACAATATGCAATGGCCACCACCGAGACTGTGATTGAGGATGCCAAAGAAGTATGGCAGAAAAAATATCCTCACCTGGAGATGATTACGAAAGATGCATTTTATGACGACCCGCTCTATGTGAAAGCACTCGGGGAAAGTATCCGTCCTTACATCGAAGAACATGATATCGATCACTTGATGTTTTCCTACCATGGCGTGCCTGAGCGGCATATTAAGAAAAGAGATATCACCGGCGATCATTGCCTGAAATGTGAAGACTGTTGTAACGTGAATTCACCGGCTCATACATTTTGCTATCGACACCAGGATGTAAAGACCACTCAAAATGTAGCCAAGTACTTAGACCTGGATAGCAAAGACTTTAACTACAGTTTTGCGTTTCAGTCCAAGTTAGGGATTGATCCCTGGCTTACTCCTGCCACAGATAACGAACTTGAACGATTGGCCGAAGAAGGTGTGAAAAAGATAGCGGTTTGTTGTCCAGCCTTTATTTCTGATTGCATTGAAACGCTCGAAGAAATTGGTATTCGAGGTAAGGAAGATTTTATCGAAGCCGGGGGAGAAGATTTGATTCTCATTCCCTGTGTAAATGATGATGACCTTTGGATTGATGCGCTTGAAAGTTGGTGCTCAGAACAAATTAAAGCCAAGGTAGAAGCAGCTTAG
- the hemG gene encoding protoporphyrinogen oxidase, whose amino-acid sequence MNKFNFGEEVLVIGGGISGLSTAWFLHKVGIPFKLFEKEPETGGKISTVELHNSQLDFGPNSLRDRNGEIRQLAKELSILDDVIQISEAFKTRFIVRDAKLQRLSPSLGSLFATKIVSGKGKLRALAEPFISGKEDLDGDESVGEFLERRLGKEAVSYLADPVFSGIYAGDIYQMSKKTVLPELARYEQQYGSLVWGALRSKKEKKSVKPMVLSFRKGIQQLTDAITEKLSEHIIYDEVLSVQKLSSGYKITTEERAYEAQKVISCVPAFSLGRILEGFAPEVSALLTDIDYAPMLSTQVLFEKGQVDMQKNGFGFLVPRKENLRLLGAIWKSSIFPELSGENLHHFTLMTGGAHDRNVISDPVGEIEQEILAEFSNLMGIEEQPSMIKSRLWPKAIPQMNVGYEGIKETLSGFEQEYPGFYFGGNYRWGVSVPDCISGANGIIRSLA is encoded by the coding sequence ATGAACAAGTTTAATTTCGGAGAAGAAGTACTCGTTATAGGTGGAGGGATTTCCGGATTATCAACAGCTTGGTTTCTGCATAAGGTCGGGATACCATTCAAGCTTTTCGAAAAAGAGCCGGAAACGGGTGGTAAGATATCTACTGTAGAACTTCACAATTCGCAATTGGATTTCGGGCCCAATTCCCTCCGAGACCGAAATGGGGAGATAAGGCAACTGGCAAAAGAGTTGAGCATTTTGGATGATGTGATTCAAATCTCCGAAGCTTTCAAAACAAGATTTATTGTCAGAGATGCTAAACTCCAGAGACTTTCGCCTAGCTTAGGATCTCTATTTGCCACCAAAATTGTGTCGGGCAAAGGGAAGTTGAGGGCGTTGGCTGAACCTTTTATTTCAGGAAAAGAGGATTTAGATGGAGACGAAAGTGTAGGCGAGTTTCTTGAGCGGAGACTCGGAAAAGAAGCAGTAAGCTATTTAGCAGATCCGGTTTTCTCCGGGATATATGCCGGAGATATCTATCAGATGAGTAAAAAGACAGTATTGCCTGAACTCGCTAGATATGAGCAGCAATATGGTTCTTTGGTTTGGGGAGCTCTTCGGTCTAAAAAGGAAAAGAAGTCGGTAAAGCCCATGGTGCTTTCATTCCGAAAAGGCATACAGCAGCTGACGGATGCTATCACAGAAAAGCTTTCAGAACATATCATATACGATGAAGTGCTCAGTGTACAGAAGCTGTCATCCGGTTATAAAATCACCACCGAAGAGAGGGCCTATGAAGCACAGAAGGTTATCTCCTGTGTGCCTGCATTCAGCCTGGGACGGATACTGGAAGGTTTTGCACCGGAAGTATCTGCATTGCTTACCGATATCGATTATGCCCCAATGTTATCAACTCAGGTTCTTTTTGAGAAGGGTCAGGTTGATATGCAAAAGAATGGTTTTGGCTTTTTGGTACCACGAAAAGAAAACCTTCGTCTATTAGGGGCAATTTGGAAATCAAGCATATTCCCGGAGCTTTCTGGTGAGAACCTTCATCACTTTACCTTGATGACCGGTGGAGCTCACGACCGGAATGTAATATCAGATCCTGTAGGGGAAATCGAACAGGAAATCCTTGCGGAGTTTTCAAATTTAATGGGAATAGAAGAGCAACCATCGATGATAAAGTCCCGATTATGGCCTAAGGCTATTCCCCAAATGAATGTAGGTTATGAAGGTATAAAAGAGACGTTGAGCGGGTTTGAACAAGAATATCCGGGCTTTTACTTCGGAGGAAATTACCGATGGGGAGTCTCGGTACCCGATTGTATATCGGGAGCAAACGGTATTATTCGCTCCCTTGCCTGA